Proteins encoded by one window of Haematobia irritans isolate KBUSLIRL chromosome 2, ASM5000362v1, whole genome shotgun sequence:
- the LOC142227234 gene encoding pickpocket protein 19-like encodes MICKNYKEIKIRNPPILVRFKTKYKKNNKRGWHGFVNGIWDDVLRIKTVHGIPGIFQRSSTLLERFLLAIGLILAIYVFVFTTWKILYIYYHKPMRTVIAELNAPIYKFSFPEVNICNRNRFNWIRFNEAKEKFLRPEHFATPYEDLFRELVESYDSLRYGRFQNFRNISERYTRDQLSVLNYINLTSVAEVLAWRCDEMLTDCTWRNRTYDCCELFEPRRSTKGLCLAFNSVQTEEGARKRKQDPDYPRRTTGRGVRNGLTFRVHIKDGWHSPRSNKAYKGILFMLVEPDVWAYWHREIPTNSRVFISIATSLTCHNPNTRQYSPDIRKCIFEDEIDSVHFRSLEGHKYMFENCYVECEQAYLMEFCNCTMDLFFPPSRVYPPCRPSDFPCLYKHYKKTKSFERHGERKYVETSGTGMVCPCFFDCKSLVYQTDFRVEHIPEKFIDPNDTGLEMYVYFLWDTATIYETSAVYTRIDVMACVGGLAGLCIGCSLVGITEILYFILFDIPKRGVYALLTLKMFRPRRTTPSVEKLFIKRTAIKHKIRS; translated from the exons atgatttgtaaaaattataaggAAATTAAAATCAGAAATCCACCCATCTTGGTTCgatttaaaacgaaatataagaaaaataataagCGTGGGTGGCATGGATTTGTTAATGGAATTTGGGATGATGTTCTACGTATCAAGACAGTGCATGGAATACCAGGAATTTTTCAGAGATCTTCAACATTGTTAGAAAG attctTGCTAGCAATCGGTTTAATTTTGGCTATATACGTTTTTGTTTTCAcaacatggaaaattttgtatatctaCTACCATAAACCCATGCGAACCGTGATTGCAGAGTTAAATGCTCCTATTTACAAGTTCTCTTTTCCAGAAGTGAATATCTGTAATCGTAATCGCTTCAACTGGATTCGTTTCAATGAGGCCAAAGAGAAATTTCTCAGACCTGAACATTTTGCTACACCCTATGAGGATCTATTTCGAGAACTTGTTGAATCGTACGATAGCTTACGCTATGGACGTTTTcagaattttcgaaatatttccgAACGTTATACTCGCGATCAACTTAGCGTACTGAATTATATCAATTTGACCAGTGTTGCCGAAGTGTTGGCTTGGAGATGTGATGAAATGTTAACGGATTGTACTTGGCGTAATCGGACCTATGACTGTTGTGAACTTTTCGAGCCACGGCGATCTACGAAGGGTTTGTGTTTAGCCTTTAATTCGGTTCAAACAGAGGAAGGTGCTCGTAAACGTAAACAGGATCCTGATTATCCTCGTCGGACCACTGGTAGAGGTGTCAGAAATGGGCTTACATTTCGTGTACACATCAAAGATGGATGGCATTCACCGCGTAGCAATAAGGCCTACAAAGGAATATTG TTTATGTTGGTCGAACCAGATGTTTGGGCTTATTGGCATCGTGAAATTCCTACAAATTCTCGTGTATTCATATCGATTGCAACTAGTCTTACATGTCACAACCCGAATACTCGTCAATATTCTCCCGACATTAGGAAATGTATTTTTGAG GATGAAATCGATTCAGTTCATTTCAGATCTTTAGAGGGTCATAAATACATGTTTGAAAATTgctatgttgaatgtgaacaggCATATTTAATGGAATTTTGCAATTGTACCATGGATTTGTTTTTTCCACCATCTCGAGTATATCCACCATGTCGTCCATCGGATTTTCCTTGTCTATATAAACATTACA aaaaaacgAAATCTTTTGAAAGGCATGGAGAACGTAAATATGTCGAGACAAGTGGTACAGGTATGGTATGCCCCTGTTTTTTCGATTGTAAATCTCTGGTCTATCAAACGGATTTTCGGGTTGAGCATATACCAGAAAAATTCATTGATCCCAATGACACAGGATTGGAAATGTATGTGTATTTCCTATGGGATACTGCAACAATTTATGAGACATCTGCTGTATATACACGAATCGATGTAATGG CATGCGTAGGTGGTCTGGCTGGTTTATGTATTGGCTGTTCTCTCGTGGGCATTACAGAAatcttgtattttattttattcgataTACCCAAAAGAGGAGTTTATGCCTTATTAACACTCAAAATGTTCAGGCCAAGAAGGACGACCCCAAGTGTTGAGAAGTTGTTTATAAAACGTACAGCGATAAAGCATAAAATAAGAAGTTAA